Part of the Maridesulfovibrio sp. genome, ATCAGTGAACTGGACCGCAAGGAACTGAAAATCCGGGAACTCTCCCAAAAACTGCAACACGAGGAAAACGGATTCTGCGGATTCGTGGGCCATTCCCCGGCAATGCAAAGAGTATACACCCTGCTGGGCAAAGCCGCCCTTTCCGATGCTCCGGTCATAATTTACGGCGAATCAGGCACAGGTAAAGAACTGGCAGCACAGGCCATCCATGAAATGAGCCCGCGTGCGGACAAACCTTTTGTTCAGCTCAACTGCGCCGCACTGAATGAATCCCTGCTGGAAAGCGAACTGTTCGGGCATGTAAAGGGAGCCTTCACCGGGGCTTACCGCCACAGGCAGGGCCGTTTTGAGGAAGCGGCTGACGGTTCCATATTTCTTGATGAGATCGGAGATGTTCCGTTGCCCATTCAGGTAAAGCTGCTGCGGGTGCTGGAAACACGTTCCTTTGAACGGGTCGGGGAAAATATCAACCTGTCCATGGATGCAAGGCTGATAACAGCCACCAATCAGGACCTCAACCAACTGGTGCAGGACAAACAGTTCCGCGAAGATTTTTTCTTCCGCATCAACGTAATCCCTGTGCACCTGCCGCCCCTGCGCGAACGAAAGGAAGACCTGCCTCTGCTGGTGGATCATTTCATCAATATCATCGACCACCTCGATCATAACGAAGGCCCGGCCCCGGAAACCATGCGCAAGCTGATGGAGTACCAATGGCCCGGAAATGTGCGTGAACTGAAAAGTGCGCTGGAATATGCCGCAGTGGTCAAAGACAACGGCCCAATTCAACCCGAACATCTGCCGCCGCAGATAAATGCCGTTACAGCTGATTGCTGCCCCTGTCTCGATACCACAATCCCTGCAACAGAACCCGAAGAAAAACAGGAACTTATCAATGCCCTAAAGCAAGCCGGAGGCAACAAAAGCAAAACCGCAAAGCTCCTCGGCGTCAGTAGGGGAACCATTCACAACCGCATGCGCAAATATTCGGTTCAATATCGGTTGGAGGGGTAATTACATACCTAAAAATCAGCACTGTGAATGAACTTTATGCGGATCAGATTGTTGTTATAGAAAGATTATACTGTTGGCAGCGCTGGACTTTTCTGATGTTTTTGATTAAATACTTTTCCAACATCGGGAAAAAGCATCCGCTGATTCCCTACAAAGCGCCGTACAACCATTTACGCTGGTAGGCAGTGAATCACACCCTGCCCCAGTCCGAAAGAAATCACATTTCTGCCCGCTTACATATCCGGACCAGCAAGGCTTCAGTCCCTGCCCCCGGACCGCAAGACCCGGCATCATGCAGGTTTGCACTCAACTGAATCTCAGTATGCAAATCCTGCATTTGAGTGGTGCTTGATTTTGCCAAGAAACATAACTTCTCAATAGCGGCACAGACAATTAACCGGAGGACACGACATGACCGATAAAGACATTGCGATCCTTAAGTATGACGGCAAAGAATACGAACTGCCCGTAATTCATGGAACAGAGGGCGAAACCGGTATCGACATCACTCAACTCCGAGCGCAAAGCGGCCTTATCACCTATGATCCGGGCTATGGGAACACCGGCGCCTGCACCAGCAACATCACCTTTGTTGACGGTGAAAAAGGGATTCTGCGTTACCGCGGATATCCCATCGAAGACCTTGCCGAGCATGGCAAGTTCATTGAAACCGCATGGCTGCTCATCTTCGGCGAACTTCCGCTCAAGGAAGACCTTGCCCGCTTTTCTGCACTGCTTACTGCGGAAGAACTCATCCATGAAGACCTGCGGCACCACTTTGAGGGCTTCCCGTCCCACAAAAACCAGCCCATGGCGATCCTGTCCGCAGTTATCAACGCACTGGGCAGCTATCACCCTGACCTCTACGACATTAACGACAAGTCCGAATTTTTCCTCGCAGTTGGCAAGATCATCTCCAAGGTAAGAACCATCGCGGCCTTTTCATACCGTAAATCAATCGGTCGGCCCTTTGTTTACCCGGACCCGGATCTCAGCTACTGCCATAACTTCCTGCATATGATGTTCTCCATCCCCTACAAGCAGTATGATCCGCCGGAAGAAGCCGTCAAAGCCCTCTCGCTGATCTTCCAGTTGC contains:
- a CDS encoding citrate synthase — encoded protein: MTDKDIAILKYDGKEYELPVIHGTEGETGIDITQLRAQSGLITYDPGYGNTGACTSNITFVDGEKGILRYRGYPIEDLAEHGKFIETAWLLIFGELPLKEDLARFSALLTAEELIHEDLRHHFEGFPSHKNQPMAILSAVINALGSYHPDLYDINDKSEFFLAVGKIISKVRTIAAFSYRKSIGRPFVYPDPDLSYCHNFLHMMFSIPYKQYDPPEEAVKALSLIFQLHADHEQNCSTSTVRMVGSTQANIFASVSSGICALWGRLHGGANAAVIDMLETIYNGDYTIDQYIEKVKNRECRLMGFGHRIYKSFDPRAKILKKATHDLLQHGFSDELLDIAMQLEERALSDDFFTERKLYPNVDFYSGIILRALGIPVAMFPVMFAIGRMPGWIAHWYEDYTNPTSRINRPRQIYTGETPRNYVPIDFRK
- a CDS encoding sigma 54-interacting transcriptional regulator; translated protein: MTEQDIDLYLREVIDTMNDGLIIVSPKGIIMKVNDALLRMTGFSKDELLNKPCSVLGCDACRIVREQADGHWCGLFERKKESRKNCHIIDKCGNYLHVLKNASLLRDDEDNILGAVETLTDISELDRKELKIRELSQKLQHEENGFCGFVGHSPAMQRVYTLLGKAALSDAPVIIYGESGTGKELAAQAIHEMSPRADKPFVQLNCAALNESLLESELFGHVKGAFTGAYRHRQGRFEEAADGSIFLDEIGDVPLPIQVKLLRVLETRSFERVGENINLSMDARLITATNQDLNQLVQDKQFREDFFFRINVIPVHLPPLRERKEDLPLLVDHFINIIDHLDHNEGPAPETMRKLMEYQWPGNVRELKSALEYAAVVKDNGPIQPEHLPPQINAVTADCCPCLDTTIPATEPEEKQELINALKQAGGNKSKTAKLLGVSRGTIHNRMRKYSVQYRLEG